One genomic segment of Musa acuminata AAA Group cultivar baxijiao chromosome BXJ3-3, Cavendish_Baxijiao_AAA, whole genome shotgun sequence includes these proteins:
- the LOC135632819 gene encoding transcription factor RSL2-like isoform X2 has product MAQLLGGSQSFAGDHDQQQQMLWSDHNADSYYCAATSYPDPYCWPQGNCSRSSTTDYYCFSDPHMVPAIGVSSTPMSFSIGGERIDTPSFPVGAHHQFGAAVCVTEEASSDEVVDSLAKPPPPPPPPPPPAHASQAIKRRLHGGVIEVAANTEEDDTQLQSPKKKARASAPMPKKGKNAQSKKAQKSGGSCNEEESNGDMNPQSSCCYTSEDDSNGSQELKGAAASLNSNGKTRAGRGSATDPQSLYARKRRERINERLRILQTLVPNGTKVDISTMLEEAVQYVKFLQLQIKLLSSDDLWMYAPIAYNGMNLGIDLNIASKSQQ; this is encoded by the exons ATGGCGCAGCTGTTGGGGGGGTCTCAGAGCTTCGCAGGCGACCATGATCAACAGCAACAGATGCTTTGGTCCGACCATAATGCCGATTCTTACTACTGTGCTGCTACTTCTTACCCCGATCCGTACTGTTGGCCGCAAGGCAACTGTAGCAGAAGCAGCACCACCGACTATTACTGCTTTAGCGATCCCCACATGGTTCCTGCGATCGGCGTTAGCTCTACCCCGATGAGTTTTAGCATCGGCGGCGAGCGGATCGACACCCCGTCCTTCCCCGTCGGTGCTCATCATCAGTTTGGCGCAGCGGTCTGCGTGACCGAGGAAGCCAGCAGTGACGAAGTCGTGGATTCCTTGGCGAagcctcctccaccacctcctcctcctccccctcctgcgCATGCCTCGCAAGCCATCAAGAGAAGGTTGCATGGTGGCGTCATCGAGGTGGCTGCCAACACGGAAGAGGATGACACCCAACTCCAGAGCCCCAAAAAGAAGGCCCGGGCATCGGCACCT ATGCCTAAGAAGGGGAAGAATGCGCAGTCCAAGAAGGCTCAGAAGAGTGGTGGTAGCTGCAACGAGGAAGAGAGCAATGGCGACATGAATCCTCAGAGCTCCTGTTGCTACACCTCGGAGGACGACTCGAACGGATCTCAGGAGCTGAAGGGAGCTGCTGCATCTCTGAATTCAAATGGCAAGACGAGAGCTGGTCGTGGCTCAGCTACCGATCCACAGAGTCTCTATGCGAGG AAGAGGAGAGAAAGAATCAACGAGAGGTTGCGAATTCTGCAGACTTTGGTCCCGAATGGAACAAAG GTTGACATCAGCACAATGCTTGAGGAAGCAGTTCAATATGTGAAGTTCTTGCAGCTTCAAATTAAG CTTCTGAGCTCTGATGACTTGTGGATGTATGCACCCATTGCATACAATGGCATGAACCTTGGGATCGACCTGAACATAGCTTCAAAATCTCAGCAGTGA
- the LOC103979422 gene encoding LOB domain-containing protein 37, with the protein MSCNGCRVLRKGCSEACVLRPCLQWIDTAEAQGHATVFVAKFFGRAGLMSFISAVPDHQRPALFQSLLFEACGRTINPVGGAVGLLWTGNWHLCQGAVDTVLRGGALRPLPSVKDGFPLAAEAKRCKAVPSPPPDGACDLDLCLSPLYPAGWHKAQRPATPSMNSEGSVTTTTSGESSAGVEPRLLNLFV; encoded by the exons ATGAGCTGCAACGGTTGCAGGGTGCTGCGCAAGGGATGCAGCGAGGCGTGCGTGCTGCGGCCGTGCCTCCAGTGGATCGACACGGCCGAGGCGCAGGGCCACGCCACCGTCTTCGTCGCCAAGTTCTTCGGCCGCGCCGGCCTCATGTCCTTCATCTCCGCCGTCCCCGATCACCAACGCCCCG CCCTGTTCCAGTCGCTGCTCTTCGAGGCGTGCGGGCGGACCATCAACCCCGTTGGCGGCGCCGTCGGGCTGCTCTGGACCGGCAACTGGCACCTCTGCCAGGGCGCCGTCGACACCGTCCTCCGCGGCGGTGCCCTCCGGCCCCTTCCCTCCGTAAAAGACGGCTTCCCGCTGGCCGCGGAGGCGAAACGGTGCAAAGCGGTGCCCTCCCCTCCCCCCGACGGCGCGTGCGACCTGGACCTGTGCTTGTCCCCTCTGTACCCCGCGGGATGGCACAAGGCGCAGCGGCCCGCGACGCCATCAATGAACTCTGAGGGGTCGGTGACGACGACGACCAGCGGCGAGAGCTCCGCCGGAGTCGAGCCGAGGCTTCTCAACCTCTTCGTTTGA
- the LOC135632819 gene encoding transcription factor RSL2-like isoform X1, producing the protein MQCSLCFAKCLCHLFHLCNCSSLAMEPQGLVSEASWSCFDPALSVEESEVMAQLLGGSQSFAGDHDQQQQMLWSDHNADSYYCAATSYPDPYCWPQGNCSRSSTTDYYCFSDPHMVPAIGVSSTPMSFSIGGERIDTPSFPVGAHHQFGAAVCVTEEASSDEVVDSLAKPPPPPPPPPPPAHASQAIKRRLHGGVIEVAANTEEDDTQLQSPKKKARASAPMPKKGKNAQSKKAQKSGGSCNEEESNGDMNPQSSCCYTSEDDSNGSQELKGAAASLNSNGKTRAGRGSATDPQSLYARKRRERINERLRILQTLVPNGTKVDISTMLEEAVQYVKFLQLQIKLLSSDDLWMYAPIAYNGMNLGIDLNIASKSQQ; encoded by the exons ATGCAATGCTCCCTGTGCTTTGCTAAATGTCTCTGCCACCTCTTCCACCTCTGTAACTGTTCCTCCCTCGCGATGGAGCCTCAGGGATTGGTTTCGGAGGCAAGCTGGAGCTGCTTCGATCCGGCGCTGTCGGTGGAGGAGTCCGAAGTCATGGCGCAGCTGTTGGGGGGGTCTCAGAGCTTCGCAGGCGACCATGATCAACAGCAACAGATGCTTTGGTCCGACCATAATGCCGATTCTTACTACTGTGCTGCTACTTCTTACCCCGATCCGTACTGTTGGCCGCAAGGCAACTGTAGCAGAAGCAGCACCACCGACTATTACTGCTTTAGCGATCCCCACATGGTTCCTGCGATCGGCGTTAGCTCTACCCCGATGAGTTTTAGCATCGGCGGCGAGCGGATCGACACCCCGTCCTTCCCCGTCGGTGCTCATCATCAGTTTGGCGCAGCGGTCTGCGTGACCGAGGAAGCCAGCAGTGACGAAGTCGTGGATTCCTTGGCGAagcctcctccaccacctcctcctcctccccctcctgcgCATGCCTCGCAAGCCATCAAGAGAAGGTTGCATGGTGGCGTCATCGAGGTGGCTGCCAACACGGAAGAGGATGACACCCAACTCCAGAGCCCCAAAAAGAAGGCCCGGGCATCGGCACCT ATGCCTAAGAAGGGGAAGAATGCGCAGTCCAAGAAGGCTCAGAAGAGTGGTGGTAGCTGCAACGAGGAAGAGAGCAATGGCGACATGAATCCTCAGAGCTCCTGTTGCTACACCTCGGAGGACGACTCGAACGGATCTCAGGAGCTGAAGGGAGCTGCTGCATCTCTGAATTCAAATGGCAAGACGAGAGCTGGTCGTGGCTCAGCTACCGATCCACAGAGTCTCTATGCGAGG AAGAGGAGAGAAAGAATCAACGAGAGGTTGCGAATTCTGCAGACTTTGGTCCCGAATGGAACAAAG GTTGACATCAGCACAATGCTTGAGGAAGCAGTTCAATATGTGAAGTTCTTGCAGCTTCAAATTAAG CTTCTGAGCTCTGATGACTTGTGGATGTATGCACCCATTGCATACAATGGCATGAACCTTGGGATCGACCTGAACATAGCTTCAAAATCTCAGCAGTGA